In a genomic window of Vigna angularis cultivar LongXiaoDou No.4 chromosome 6, ASM1680809v1, whole genome shotgun sequence:
- the LOC108321927 gene encoding uncharacterized protein LOC108321927, with protein MNNKAPLRHPSLITHLCEIAGVNISTPLVERPRKAIVEAYYRQYCGGDEAAQTVPPRQSSRRTGPSQAHALPHDAKPFHMRDMYMSLMEDRLQSIHRGQASGARAAKAPPMDDDDEDNDDDFEDAEEEEGEEEDSDDSMR; from the exons ATGAACAACAAGGCACCATTACGACATCCTTCCCTGATCACACACCTTTGTGAGATAGCTGGAGTGAATATTTCTACACCGCTAGTGGAGAGGCCAAGGAAGGCAATTGTTGAGGCCTATTATAGACAGTATTGTGGCGGAGATGAAGCAGCTCAGACCGTACCACCACGTCAGTCTTCTAGAAGGACAGGACCATCACAAGCACATGCACTGCCTCATGATGCAAAGCCTTTTcatatgagggacatgtatatgtctttGATGGAGGACAGGTTACAGTCTAtccatagagggcag GCTAGTGGAGCTAGAGCAGCTAAAGCTCCACCTATGGATGACGATGATGAGGATAATGATGATGactttgaagatgctgaagaagaagaaggagaggaggaagattcggATGATAGCATGCGTTGA